A part of Dermacentor variabilis isolate Ectoservices chromosome 10, ASM5094787v1, whole genome shotgun sequence genomic DNA contains:
- the LOC142560581 gene encoding MYG1 exonuclease isoform X1: MLRRPVAVWVVRKSFRCGWRLRVEASTTRSVSSMSGEPPTKKPAAMGKTIGTHNGNFHCDDALACFLLKQLPEYKDATVVRSRDQAVLDTCDVVVDVGAVYDPSKRRYDHHQKSFEETMHSLDPTKKWTTKLSSAGLVYAHHGREVIAETLGWKLAEPNLEKIYDKVYENFMEEIDAIDNGINAYDGEPRYRINTNLSSRVGHLNPPWNEPNPKLDEQFQKAMRLTGEEFLERVRYYATAWLPARELVQTALQQRQKVGEAGTVLILERGGCPWKDHLLTLEEELSIPGEVKFVLYQDQGGSWRVQGVPVALGSFACRVFLAEKWRGLRDEELSRVSGIDGCIFVHSSGFIGGHKTKEGALEMATQTLKAAA, encoded by the exons GTCAGTGTCATCAATGTCAGGCGAACCACCCACGAAGAAACCAGCAGCCATGGGCAAAACGATTGGAACCCACAATGGCAATTTCCACTGTGACGATGCACTTGCCTGTTTCCTGTTGAAGCAGCTCCCAGAGTACAAAGACGCTACTGTGGTTAG ATCTCGAGACCAAGCTGTCCTGGACACATGTGATGTAGTCGTGGATGTTGGTGCCGTGTACGACCCTTCCAAGAGGCGCTATGACCACCACCAGAA GAGCTTTGAAGAGACAATGCACTCGCTTGACCCAACCAAGAAGTGGACCACCAAACTGAGTAGCGCGGGTCTCGTCTATGCCCACCACGGACGAGAGGTGATCGCCGAGACACTTGGCTGGAAGCTCGCCGAGCCAAACCTCGAGAAGATATACGACAAAGTCTATGAGAATTTCATGGAGGAGATTGATGCCATTGACAACGGCATCAATGCTTACGATGGGGAGCCACG GTACCGAATAAACACAAACCTGAGCTCCCGAGTGGGGCACCTGAACCCGCCTTGGAATGAACCGAACCCCAAGCTAGAC GAGCAATTCCAGAAGGCCATGAGGCTGACGGGTGAAGAGTTCCTGGAGCGTGTGCGTTATTACGCTACTGCGTGGTTGCCTGCCCGTGAACTTGTCCAGACGGCTCTGCAGCAGCGACAAAAG GTTGGCGAGGCAGGCACCGTCCTGATACTGGAGCGCGGTGGCTGTCCTTGGAAAGACCACCTGCTGACCCTCGAGGAGGAGCTCTCCATCCCTGGCGAGGTCAAATTCGTCCTGTACCAGGACCAGGGTGGCAGCTGGCGGGTGCAGGGTGTGCCAGTGGCACTTGGCTCCTTCGCCTGCCG GGTGTTCCTTGCCGAGAAATGGCGAGGATTGCGTGACGAGGAGCTGTCCCGGGTGAGTGGCATCGATGGCTGCATCTTCGTCCACTCCAGTGGCTTCATCGGTGGCCACAAGACAAAGGAAGGCGCTCTTGAGATGGCCACGCAAACACTCAAGGCCGCTGCATAG
- the LOC142560581 gene encoding MYG1 exonuclease isoform X2: MSGEPPTKKPAAMGKTIGTHNGNFHCDDALACFLLKQLPEYKDATVVRSRDQAVLDTCDVVVDVGAVYDPSKRRYDHHQKSFEETMHSLDPTKKWTTKLSSAGLVYAHHGREVIAETLGWKLAEPNLEKIYDKVYENFMEEIDAIDNGINAYDGEPRYRINTNLSSRVGHLNPPWNEPNPKLDEQFQKAMRLTGEEFLERVRYYATAWLPARELVQTALQQRQKVGEAGTVLILERGGCPWKDHLLTLEEELSIPGEVKFVLYQDQGGSWRVQGVPVALGSFACRVFLAEKWRGLRDEELSRVSGIDGCIFVHSSGFIGGHKTKEGALEMATQTLKAAA; encoded by the exons ATGTCAGGCGAACCACCCACGAAGAAACCAGCAGCCATGGGCAAAACGATTGGAACCCACAATGGCAATTTCCACTGTGACGATGCACTTGCCTGTTTCCTGTTGAAGCAGCTCCCAGAGTACAAAGACGCTACTGTGGTTAG ATCTCGAGACCAAGCTGTCCTGGACACATGTGATGTAGTCGTGGATGTTGGTGCCGTGTACGACCCTTCCAAGAGGCGCTATGACCACCACCAGAA GAGCTTTGAAGAGACAATGCACTCGCTTGACCCAACCAAGAAGTGGACCACCAAACTGAGTAGCGCGGGTCTCGTCTATGCCCACCACGGACGAGAGGTGATCGCCGAGACACTTGGCTGGAAGCTCGCCGAGCCAAACCTCGAGAAGATATACGACAAAGTCTATGAGAATTTCATGGAGGAGATTGATGCCATTGACAACGGCATCAATGCTTACGATGGGGAGCCACG GTACCGAATAAACACAAACCTGAGCTCCCGAGTGGGGCACCTGAACCCGCCTTGGAATGAACCGAACCCCAAGCTAGAC GAGCAATTCCAGAAGGCCATGAGGCTGACGGGTGAAGAGTTCCTGGAGCGTGTGCGTTATTACGCTACTGCGTGGTTGCCTGCCCGTGAACTTGTCCAGACGGCTCTGCAGCAGCGACAAAAG GTTGGCGAGGCAGGCACCGTCCTGATACTGGAGCGCGGTGGCTGTCCTTGGAAAGACCACCTGCTGACCCTCGAGGAGGAGCTCTCCATCCCTGGCGAGGTCAAATTCGTCCTGTACCAGGACCAGGGTGGCAGCTGGCGGGTGCAGGGTGTGCCAGTGGCACTTGGCTCCTTCGCCTGCCG GGTGTTCCTTGCCGAGAAATGGCGAGGATTGCGTGACGAGGAGCTGTCCCGGGTGAGTGGCATCGATGGCTGCATCTTCGTCCACTCCAGTGGCTTCATCGGTGGCCACAAGACAAAGGAAGGCGCTCTTGAGATGGCCACGCAAACACTCAAGGCCGCTGCATAG